AGACCATTAGAAGATTCTACAGAGAAGACTCACTAGACAAAACCTCAACAAGGTTTTATGAAGATGAATATAGATGTTGCAATTGACTAGCAACATGCCAAGCTGGGCTTTGGTTGTGTCTTGAGGGATAACCTTGGCCACTTCGTGGCAACTAGAGGATCACAGTGGAGAGGTTGGTATAGCTTTAAGGAAGCTGAGGCAGTAGCCATTACAGAATCTCTATTCGACAAAGTTATTGTGGAGACGGATCCATTACAGGTGGTCTAAGGCCTCAATTCAACATTGGGTGACTCTTcctttcatttaattttatttgagatTAAAAACTATGCGATCTACAAATCAGACAACCCATGAACTAGCATGTTTTTATGTCTAATTGCTCGAAATAGTTCAACAACCCTTCCACCatcaattgaaataatttatcTTTGGATTTGAATTATATCatctttctttccaaaaaaaaaaaaagaccattGGAAAGTTGTTGTATTATTTCTATACACGTCACGTGCTAGTCTTAATGGACCTTCGATCCTAAGGAACCCTGCCTCctttaattgaatttttgacatgtttttttttacgAGGTCGAGCTTTTATTGGTAAAAATTTTTTGAGGTGGGGAGTGGCGGAGTGCTCCATACTCTTTCAATAAACCTCCCCTGCATCATTTCTAGCTTATAGGTTCCTACTATTCAATACAGACCTTACTAATTTTTTAGACAACGTGACACCGAGGTGCATGGTATTTTTCAGTTCAAATTCAATAGACATTTTAGCTCAACATAATATGATTATATTCATCTAATTTTTCACGAAATCCATCCAAGCAAATTgaatttaatgaatataaaaattctGATCGTCTTTCACTCATTCTTCTGGAAAACCATCTTTGATTTGGCACAACTCAAGAACAATAATGCCTTGCCGTAACATAAGTAATCAAAGACGACGACAGGCTTCATTATACTTCAGCCAGCAGCTTGTGTCTGGGTTCTAAACCCAAACAAATTCTCAAATAACTTGGGGGCCATGGGAGGCAGTTCCACGGGCTGAGGAGCCATGAAATTCACAATCTTTTCATGTACATTATATCTGCATAATACCCAAAATTGTGTTAGATTTGCACACTAATTACCACAATTGCATAAGCGCTAGTCAGGCGGTagaggggcgcctagcgcctagaccACCTAGGTGGAGCCTACAGGCTACAATGcatgtctgtgtgtgtgtgtgtatatatatatatatatatatatagtcggCTGTagaggggcgcctagcgccgggttgacttcatatgagacagcATCTTCCCGTGAGACGGTGAGACAACGTGATTGCACACAATCTACCTACGAATGCACACAgactaaactgtgtgcactcatgtaagTCATGTTGAGCTAAGTGCACACACTCTAGACTGTGTGCATTCACGTTGGGTGCCGAGGCGGCTTGCGCTTAGGGGATAAATCTCCTCGGCCTAGGGAGTAGggacgcctagcgcctaggctgTAGGCCTAAGCCGATTTTTACAGCACAGCTAATTACTAAATCATGATTGTGTTAGGGAAGGTGTAGAAGAATAATCAGTCTGGCAGCTGACCTGATTTTTCGACTCTTTGAGGCTCGCCggtcaacaatttttcttttctttgtttgtagTCTTTTCATGGTGTAAAATGCCTTCTCTGTAAATGATAGAGAATTGAAACATTCCAACATTTTgagtaaatattataaacaatcaACAACCTTATTAGTCTTGACACTTCATTAACAATACTCTCAATTTCTTGCATTCGTTTTTATTACAACAAATAACAGAAGTTTGCTTTCATCTATATAACAGCATACACGTACTACATGCGTATATGACAAATTGAAAAAGAAGTGATGAGATAAAAGATTGTTGAAGAATCTTACCAGATGAAGTTGGATCAATTGTCTCAAAAAATTCCTTGAGCAATTGCTGATAGAAATCGGAATCATCCAGAAGTTCTGGGTTGCCGTCAGCATTTGTGCCCTCCTGATCAAGTTATAGAAAATTTAGCATCTTCAATATTTTCTTACCGAACAGAGAAAAAGAATTGAGTAAAGTTGTTGCAGAAAAATAATGTCATTGGAGGGAGCATGGGAAACAATCTTGAGGAGAAGTTACTGCTAGTGCTGCGTAATCAAATAGTAAAACAAACGAGtgaatatacatacatacctcTTGTGTAGCTGTAAGATCTGGAACCTGGCTAGGAGAAAAGAGTATAATAAAATCAGTATTTCCTATTGCCATGTAATCAAATTGAAGTACAGAAAGGCAAgatgttatataatatataataaacataaatgtgcaatccaaggcttttagttgagatgaagccatgtttcaatttggtaaCAGAGCCAACCCCATGCCAAGgatcatgggttcgaatcttcGAGTTACCCGATAAAAGAGACTGGTCCATGTGTTGCTTGGAACCCATCAAAAGTAACCGTCTCATACGCGTGAGggggcgtgttgagcatataatatataatatatatgcataaatggGGCTTTTAGTTTAGATGAAACACATGGGTCATGGGCTCGAACCGATAAAAAGAGACTATGGTCAACGTattgcttggagcccatcaaaaGTAAAGGTGTGTTGAgcatgtgcaatccaactatcagcttaggcttttagttgacatggagcacatgcttcaattcaaGAAAGAAGGGAAAACCAAGAGGAGGCCTAGCTTGTTGAGTTTCAAGTGAAGACAGACTTACAGTTCCAAATAGAGCAACTGCAGATCTGCTAAGCTGCATACCCTTTATCATTTTACTTGGATCTCTCATGTAATTACCCACTTGTTGACTAATACTCTGCAATTAATATAAGATAACAAATGTGAAAAGCTTGTTCATTTTTCCACATACTCATCATCCAAAATCCTCCAACCAAACCTGATTAAACgcatgcaatttgcctttaacTGCAGCAGCACCACTTGTTACTTGGGTCCTCCTCTGCCATTTGTCTACTGACTTGTCTCTAAACGCAGACATCCTTTccatgaaaaaacaaaaaggcaTCATGAGTATTAAGttatgcaaaataatatatgaatacacatcaaaaccaaaaaaaaaaaaatatatatatatatatatatatatatatatatatataataataataataataataataatacagaaCTAACATGAAGAGTACACCATTAGGAATAAAAATGAATGGCTGCagtttcttattttctttttgttttaattaagaaaaaagaattgcTCAGTGATCATAAAATGCAAAATTGCAtcacaaaattaattatatattgtgtaTACTATTCTGCTAATTACAGTTAATCCACGGCAGTTTTGCATGTATAATGTCACCCCATTTCTTTCAAGTAAGAACAAATTAGAAGTAACATACATGATTTAGTAATGTTCCATGGAAAGCAAGATGACTTGATTTGTTCTATGAACGTTCCATTGATATAATACATGTAGTGACCAAGTCACCAAGATCATGCATTAAACagactaaaaatatattcatatgGTATAGAGCACACAGAAGCAGCGTGAAAGATACCTTGAATGCATTTGGGTAATTTGCAACCATTCTTCATCACTTTTGCCAATGGACTGATGAGAAGCTTCCGAAACTTCAGAACCTATTGCATAATTAACATTAAGGACAAATATTTAGGAAACCAAAGCATTGAATCAGAATACCCCAACCAGACCATACCAACTCCAAAAGTATAATCATAGGAAAGTGAAGTCTTGAGCATAACCATAGATCAATTCAATAACTGTAGAGGATATCAGGGAGAAGCATAGGAAAACAGCCAATGTAGAGATGCCAAAAGATGTAATAAATTTCCAATGCTGGGGCAGCAAATGGAATATGTGGATTAGAATTAATACCGGCTGGGGTCTTCCGAATACAGTGGCAccgccacatttagtcctaaactttcaatttaaccacTCGTGGTcctttaactttcaaatttaaccagTTGTGGTCCTTCCATTAGTTTAAGTAAGGGCAAAGTTAACACCATGGCtggttaaaaatttaaaagttgaaggaccattggtggttaacttgaaagttgaagaacCATGGGTGGTGTAACTTGAGAGTTGAAGGACCACATGTgtttaaattgaaagtttaagactaaacaTGACGGTgccactatactcggaggatcCCAACTAGTATTAACTCTTGTGGTTTATTTCAATTAAGGTTTTAGGTGGTCCTTCCATTGCATTTTAGGTGAGGCTCAGACTCTCATTGCATGAAAATTTTCCCATGAGGGTACTTACCTCTCAAATGCCCAAAATACTCTCAAATATATTATGTTCTTGATTCAGGTGATCAAAGCTCATCAGAAATGCAGTTGGAGGGGCTAATTAGAACTGTATGTGAAACATtggtgattgatttcaaacCGAAACACACTACAAAGTGTATCACAACTACTACATTGAAGATGAAAGAAAAATTTacccaaaattttatataattaaaattgataattaacTGGATCCAATAAACCCACATTTGGTCAAATGAAGTTTAGATCATAGATGCACAACATAAACTGATAAAAGTAGGATCAACCCTGTAGCCTAACTTCAGCATAAAGCAATacgcttttcttttttttttaaagttgtttCTGCTAGAGAGAAACTAAATAAGAATTCATTTTGAAATAGGATCGTGATACAGATAAAGTCAGAACTTCTACTTGTCAAGATACAAATAGGAAGACCAGTTACTCAAATAGAATGTTTAATATGTAAGAACATGACATACCATCTGTGGATTGAGTAATTGATGGATTCTTCTCAAGAAGTGCctgcaaaatttatttttgaattgtaGGTGAATCATAGAACAAAATGTTTAACACTGTATCCAACTCTTTAAcactatataaattataaaatataaaatataaaataaaataaaataaaataaaaaacaatatgcaacatattattaaaaccttatTCACAATTCAGATACACTAAAGCTGATTTGgaattatcaatttatcatcATACCTCCTGTAATTCCAATATAGAATCCAAAGTCTTCTTTGAAGAACCAATTAGATCTGAATATGCCTCACTAACTTCATCCCCATAATCACAGAATGAAGACTTAATTGGCTCCTGAAGAAAATGAACTTGAAATCAACCATACTGTGAAGCACAAATGAATGTCCACACCAAATAATTCAAGAGAATATGGACCTGAGGAAGTCTATTGGAGTTTGAAAATGCTTTCTGCAGCAAGAATCTTAACTCAAGAGTCTTGTCCCAAAGAACCTTTGCAAAGGAATAAAAATGCAGATTAGAAAAAGGAATTTGAAAATCATGCTAGACACAAGATTGAAAAGCCACAATACTGAAAGATAGACATGGATAGATGAAGATCAATACTGGGAGAAATGATGCATTAATACAAATTACCATATAATTCAAAGAACTGGCTGCCCAAAAGGGAAATATTTTTACTGAACCTTAAACTGTAAATTGTTCTAAAACATATATTACAGAAATTTGACTAAAACATATACAATAGAACACTTTATGATGACTAGAAATCCATAGAATTAAAGCTTATCTTTGGGGACTTTATATCCCAATGTCTTCAACGTTACCAAATTTGTATTCTATAGAAAGATTTTAGAGATGCTCAAATGAAGATCACATAGAAAAACACAATTGCATGAAAAAACGGCAAACTAAAGCATCAAGTGATATCATACCTTCTGATTTTTCACAGCTTCACCTTTCAAAATATCTTCATCCTTATGGCTTATTATATTACTTAGTAGATCTCTGGAGAAAAAATGGCAGAATCAAGTTACAAAGTACATGACCATTTGCAATTTAGAAACTCAAATATATCCATTGAAATAAGCTTTCCCAGG
This portion of the Ipomoea triloba cultivar NCNSP0323 chromosome 5, ASM357664v1 genome encodes:
- the LOC116021141 gene encoding protein Aatf; protein product: MKEMGKSRKRSQQINREESESGSEFDSDEMLDDMLPNGGDSNGDSDDYSHGDEDEEEEGNSVSDDGGEEEESNYESHDTGEEEDDEDEDEEGDDEREGWKQNEEQKNAEMEELENEYRKLQHKEKDLLSNIISHKDEDILKGEAVKNQKVLWDKTLELRFLLQKAFSNSNRLPQEPIKSSFCDYGDEVSEAYSDLIGSSKKTLDSILELQEALLEKNPSITQSTDGSEVSEASHQSIGKSDEEWLQITQMHSRMSAFRDKSVDKWQRRTQVTSGAAAVKGKLHAFNQSISQQVGNYMRDPSKMIKGMQLSRSAVALFGTVPDLTATQEEGTNADGNPELLDDSDFYQQLLKEFFETIDPTSSEKAFYTMKRLQTKKRKIVDRRASKSRKIRYNVHEKIVNFMAPQPVELPPMAPKLFENLFGFRTQTQAAG